A single genomic interval of Streptosporangiales bacterium harbors:
- a CDS encoding branched-chain amino acid ABC transporter permease, which yields MTAARLLRLGAVALVVVAAVAVPPFVGTGNQIALINIAYVMFLCVAWNIIAGYAGQFALGQPVFLAIGAYTSTKLYLAEVSPWFGMAAGAAISGIAAAGLGLLAFRYKVRGLYFALLTFASLLVAENIVRETDWLGGTVGLLIPLGDSAVDMNWRTQLPYYYVILVLLLLGTLVSWWVRRSTLGWRLAAVQQDEEAAPAVGIDVNRAKLTAFVISAVLTSCGGTFYAQYYQLVSPETVLSFDPQIQMLIGAIIGGLGTFGGPLVGGLLVGGFNQVLLFLPLSSQFATSAGQIAFAIFLLVMAIRAPKGVVGIYTSLRARVVRSSARHVGAKPDEEL from the coding sequence ATGACCGCCGCGCGACTCCTCCGGCTCGGCGCCGTGGCCCTCGTGGTCGTCGCGGCCGTCGCCGTCCCGCCGTTCGTGGGGACGGGAAACCAGATCGCGTTGATCAACATCGCCTACGTGATGTTCCTGTGCGTGGCGTGGAACATCATCGCCGGGTACGCGGGCCAGTTCGCGCTCGGGCAGCCGGTCTTCCTCGCGATCGGCGCGTACACCTCGACGAAGCTCTACCTCGCTGAGGTGTCACCGTGGTTCGGTATGGCCGCGGGCGCCGCGATCTCGGGCATCGCGGCCGCCGGCCTCGGTCTGCTCGCCTTCCGCTACAAGGTGCGCGGACTGTACTTCGCGCTCCTGACGTTCGCGTCGCTGCTCGTCGCCGAGAACATCGTGCGGGAGACCGACTGGCTGGGCGGGACCGTCGGCCTGCTCATCCCCCTCGGCGACAGTGCCGTCGACATGAACTGGCGCACGCAGCTGCCGTACTACTACGTCATCTTGGTGCTTCTCCTGCTCGGCACGCTCGTGAGCTGGTGGGTGCGGCGCAGCACGCTGGGGTGGCGGCTCGCGGCAGTGCAGCAGGACGAGGAGGCGGCGCCCGCCGTCGGCATCGACGTCAACCGCGCCAAGCTCACCGCCTTCGTCATCAGCGCCGTGCTCACGTCGTGCGGCGGGACGTTCTACGCCCAGTACTACCAGCTGGTCTCCCCCGAGACGGTCCTCAGCTTCGACCCGCAGATCCAGATGCTCATTGGGGCGATCATCGGCGGTCTCGGGACGTTCGGCGGCCCGCTCGTGGGCGGGCTGCTCGTCGGCGGGTTCAACCAGGTGCTGCTCTTCCTACCGCTGAGCTCGCAGTTCGCCACGAGTGCCGGCCAGATCGCGTTCGCGATCTTTCTGCTGGTGATGGCGATCCGCGCGCCGAAGGGTGTCGTCGGGATCTACACGAGTCTGCGAGCGAGGGTGGTGAGGTCCAGTGCCCGTCATGTCGGCGCGAAGCCTGACGAAGAGCT